GCACCTGTATGTTCCAGGCCTATGTGGAACAGGATATAGTTCACCACCGTCGACAACACCGCCAGCCGGAAGTTCCAATCCCTGTACTGGACCGAGACCCGCGCGCCCATCAACCGCAACATGCAATAAATCGCTAATGCAGCAATGAACAGGCGCGATACGGCAATCTGTAACCCGCCGAGATCACTGGTCAGGTACCGCACGATAACGCTGTGCGTGCCCCATAGAAACGCGGCGAGGAACCCAAGAACCAACCCGTTTTGCAGTAATGATCTCTGCGGCTGATCCTTCACCGGGCGCTCCTAGCGTTATTTCAGCTGACTGTCTTTCGAACCCCGCCGATTGATCCCGCCGCGGGTCTTGAAGCTGCTGTCACGCTCTTGCTGGCAGTCCAGGCACAGCTTTACGCCGGGCAAAGCAAGGCGGCGTTCTTCGGGGATCGGTTCTTCGCATTCGGCGCAATGGGTCAGGCTTTCGCCCAAAGGTCGCTTTTGCGCCTGCATCCGCGCCAGCTCATCCGAAATCGACGCTTCGATCTGTTCACTCACCGCGCCATCGCGCGCCCAGCCGCCCGCCATTTTACCCTCCTGATCCGGTCGGGACAGGATACGCGAGACACCACAGGGGTGGCAAGCTAGAGCGAAACGGCGGCGTCAAAGACCTGATCGATAACCTCTTGTGTGCCCCTCACGAATTCCAACGAACAGGGATATTCAACCCCTTCGCGAACCGATCGGCAGAACGCTTCGACCTGCAATTGATAGTGGTTGTCCGCAGGAAACCGGGGCACCAGAACCTCAAGGCCCGGTCGGTGCAGTTCAACCCGCGCCTCGCCGAACACACGGGCATTGAACGGAGCGGTTAGACGGATCATGCCACCTTCTCCGTGAA
The Ruegeria sp. SCSIO 43209 genome window above contains:
- a CDS encoding DksA/TraR family C4-type zinc finger protein; this encodes MAGGWARDGAVSEQIEASISDELARMQAQKRPLGESLTHCAECEEPIPEERRLALPGVKLCLDCQQERDSSFKTRGGINRRGSKDSQLK